The DNA region AGGGTTTAAACAAAGAGGAATGAAAAAATGGATTAGGTTTTCCCCATTACATACTAACACCAGGCAACCCCATGATTTGTGACTAAAGATTGAGGAAAGCACACAAGCACAACCAAATATCCATATTTGGCCTCGATCTCATCACAACACTTAAGTGCTCCAAAGGAATCACCTTTGTCCCTTAAAACCTAGGGCCATGTAAAGAAGTTAAACTGGGAAATGTCTCGGTTACAAGGAAATCATTTAATGTTTGTGTTCCCAAAGTGTCCTACTCCCATTCAACACGTCTTCAACCGCATCTCTAAGATAAAGATCTAATCGGACATGTCGTGACGACAAAGAAGATTGGTCTAGAGAACGATATCAAAGTTTCATGACAATCCTAGCTTTATACTTGGTAGCTAGTACTTAGGGGAACATGTTTCAGGTCCACCAAACACCACAACAAGACCGACACAACGCAAATGGCCAATTGAAGAATACTCTCGCAGGGAAACAGTGATTAAGTTGTCTTTCAACATAGAACTACACACTCTATCCATATCGCTCACTCATTATCACCCATCTGACCCAATCCAGCAATCTCATGTATTCTCTGTCGGATAAATTgatactccctccgttcctttataagtgtcactttcttgtaaaaaaattgtttctttttaattgtcattTGTAAAATACAAGGTAGTATTAATtgcaattttgtcaaaattacccctaaataatgattgcagagagaaaaagtaaagtgaatgtaataaataattaagggtattataggtaaaagaagaattattgtttgaaaagtaacaataatgattagcttccttggtatgtgtaaaaagtcaaaaaatgacacttaaaaaggaacggagggagtagCAATTTAACCGCTCGTCATATTTAAATTCAACCACACACTATAACATATACTTTTGCATTTATTCTTGCAGGTTACATTTCTCTAACCTCACTAGCTTAAATGTTGGAATACTAACCTTGCATGCACACCGTTGCATTGCTGTACCGGAGCCCTGCACCACCGTATTAGAAGAACTTCAAATCTACAATTCTACATATCATTAATTTTTCGTTCCGGACTGGAATAATTAAACAAGAAGTGAATGAGTACTTCTTATATTCAATTCTCTCTTTACTCTTTATTATTACTATTTTCTATTCAATGATGAAAATAAAAATGAACTATAACTAATTGAACACTTATTATCCAAACAATACATAGCATGGAGATTTTATTCATATTAGTAAAGATCTTATTAATATTGAAAGACCGAGAATAAAGACGTATAATTTTGTAACAATATTAGAGGAAGGTTTTTCTAAAGATAGATGCATACTATATAGAGCTTTCAGTGGCATCAACAAACACAACTTCAAAGGGTTTATTATCCGTTAGAACCAAACGTCTTCCGTTCTCATCATCATACCTACCAATATCATGACAAACACCAGGTGGAGCAGTAAACCTTGGACAAAACACAAGTTTATATCCAAAACCATGTTTCTGAATACTAAACAAACCATCTAAAATATCATCACCATGTTCTTCAACACCACCAATACCAATCCAAGATCTAGGAAAACCATCACTAATAACAACCCATTTGGATGATTCAACACAGTCTGGCTTCTCTACAAATACAATATTCAATCGTGTTATATCTGT from Lathyrus oleraceus cultivar Zhongwan6 chromosome 1, CAAS_Psat_ZW6_1.0, whole genome shotgun sequence includes:
- the LOC127131240 gene encoding kunitz-type trypsin inhibitor-like 2 protein → MKLPLITLSFFLFSFQTTLSQEIQQVKDTNGNPIFPGGRFYIQPSIFGPTGGGVSLGETNNSACPTTVLQDYSEVINGLSVQFKIPGISPGIIFTDITRLNIVFVEKPDCVESSKWVVISDGFPRSWIGIGGVEEHGDDILDGLFSIQKHGFGYKLVFCPRFTAPPGVCHDIGRYDDENGRRLVLTDNKPFEVVFVDATESSI